The following nucleotide sequence is from uncultured Fibrobacter sp..
GCTGTGGCGCCTTGCACGAATTCGAAGACGGCATGGCCGAAGTCGCCGGCATTGCTGTGGGCGCGAACTACCGCAAGTCGGGCATTGGCGACGCCATCGTGCGCCACTTGATTTCTGTGGGCCGCATGAAGGGCTACAAGAAGTTGTTCTTGCTCACCACGCAGGCTCTCGATTGGTTCTACCACTTCGGATTCGAAGATGGTACGGTCAGCGATTTGCCCAAGAGCAAGCGTGAACATTACAACCAGAAGCGTAAATCCCGTATCTTGATTCTTCCGCTGGAGAAATAATGAATACTCTTGAAGCTATCAAGACTCGTCGTAGTACCCGCAAGTTCCAGCAAAAGCCGGTGGAACTTGAAAAGTTGCAGACCATCGTGGATGCGGGCCGTTTCGGCCCCACCGGCGGTAACTGCCAGAGCAATCACTTCTTCGTGATTAGCAATCCGGATGTACTCAAGAAGCTTGTGGAACTGGTGCAGTCCGCCTTTGCCGCCATGGAACTCCGCGAAGACTTGTACAAGAGCCTGCAGAATTCCATTCGCTTGTCGCAGAAGGGCACGTACGTGTTCAATTACAATGCTCCTGTGTTGATTGTGGTTGCAAATAAGAAGGAATACGGCAACAACATGGCCGATGTCGCCTGCGCCGTCGAAAACATGATGCTTGCTGCGAACGAACTCGACCTCGGCAGTTGCTACATCAATCAACTCAAGTGGCTGAACGAAGATCCGGCGCTTCTCGAATACTTGCGCTCCCTCGGCCTTAAAGAAGACGAGCGCGTGTACGCCTCGGTTGCCATTGGCTATGC
It contains:
- a CDS encoding nitroreductase; its protein translation is MNTLEAIKTRRSTRKFQQKPVELEKLQTIVDAGRFGPTGGNCQSNHFFVISNPDVLKKLVELVQSAFAAMELREDLYKSLQNSIRLSQKGTYVFNYNAPVLIVVANKKEYGNNMADVACAVENMMLAANELDLGSCYINQLKWLNEDPALLEYLRSLGLKEDERVYASVAIGYADTESGLPNRTESPRIGNEVVFV